The genome window ATTTGCTCTGGGCGATGACGACGTTAGGGTTCGAGGAGTACGTGGAGCCTCTCAAGGTTTATCTGCAGAGGTTCAGGGAGATGGAGGGGGAGAAGAGCAGCGTGGCGGCGCGTGACAAGGACGCGAGTGGAGGTGGCGGGAATGGTGGGGTTGGGTACGAGAGTGGTGGTGGGAGTGGAGGAGCTGGGGTATATtggcagcagcaacagcagcagcagcagcagcagcagcatcagcATCAGGGACACGTGTACGGCGCGAGCGGGTTTCATCAGATGGGTGTGAGTGGAGTTGGGTTGGGGAAGGGTGGGCCCGGATCTAACATGGGTAGACCCAGATAATTATAGTGGACTCTCTGCTCTCTGTGGCTATTTGCTTTGGGTGcccttttataaattataatttgatttcTAATTAAAGTCTTTCTTAATTGAGGACAGTGTCTGTGTAGAACTCCTAGTTGTTTTACTTATTAGTGCTTTTGCAGAAgtgctttatttttatttattactaAAATAGTTTGTAATTTGGGATTATATAGAGAGAATAGAATTTGAGTAGATTGTGGTATAAATATTGTGATTTGAGTCAATCATATCAGTAGAGGAATTCTCTTTGGTTATACTCACTTTTCCTTgttacctttttatttttatttttaatcaatctGGAGAGATGAATTCAAACCGAGATATCCTCCGGcactgaaaaaagaaataccaCTAGAGCTCGTGAGTATGGCATTTTGGGATCTTATTGGCAaaaatgatgattttgttGACCATAAAATCAATGAGAAGTCTAGCAAGCCATCATAGCCCCACTAATTGTATTGGATTTGACACTAGGTTCAAGCTTATTCTGCCCTCTTTCTTTGGATAAGGGTGAGAGGGTGGAATTGGATGGCTAAACGGTCAACTATCATTTCAACTTCGACTAAAGTAGGAGGCCTGTTTTAgacacaaacaaataaataaacaaacaaataaacaaaccactATGAGCTTGTAGAACTAGCCAACCAAACGAATGAATCTAGATTGCCAATAGTGAAAAAATACCTTAATTTGCATATTATTGGTTTCAAATTCAGATTTTTATGGCACTTTGGCAGTGAGTGTGAGAATTCCCCCTCTTCTTTCCTAactttggtatttttttttttaaaaaaaaggttataaAATATTCTCCCCACATAACTTCATCAAGAAGGTACTTATGTGCATCGCCGAATTATACTCACACTGACTTGAAATCTCGGAATCTAAGGCGGGTCCATGTTATAAAAACTGCTATATCTATCACTCAACTAGCTAAggctttttttattgttggctgcttcaaaattaaatttaaaacattacaataataataaaatctcataaacTTTTCCGCCCCTTTTTGCAACATAATATCTATAATATTATCAAAATGTTATTAATTGACAAAAACCAATACACCCAATAAAGATAAAGTTTGTTAAACCGAAACCAAAACTGAATCCATagtaaatatttgaaaataacccaatgagtaaaaataaaatgttccTATGACATTGAAGTAATTTGGatagtaattaaaatattaatatattaaagTTGTAGATATAACATGATGTCGTAAGGCTAACGGctaaaagaaaccaaaagcaaaat of Prunus dulcis chromosome 4, ALMONDv2, whole genome shotgun sequence contains these proteins:
- the LOC117626631 gene encoding nuclear transcription factor Y subunit B-3-like — translated: MADSDNDSGGAHTKSNSELSPREQDRLLPIANVSRIMKKALPANAKISKDAKETVQECVSEFISFITGEASDKCQREKRKTINGDDLLWAMTTLGFEEYVEPLKVYLQRFREMEGEKSSVAARDKDASGGGGNGGVGYESGGGSGGAGVYWQQQQQQQQQQQHQHQGHVYGASGFHQMGVSGVGLGKGGPGSNMGRPR